One stretch of Brettanomyces nanus chromosome 4, complete sequence DNA includes these proteins:
- a CDS encoding uncharacterized protein (MEROPS:MER0064643), with translation MSLQVSNREEDVLLKQKNVLNPLVLDKYRFAGQVTQSSLKYLTSLINDSYHLGNHTPYTAAELCILGDSYIQAAVNEMSPKDVKEKGIAQPVTIDVNDLVEGYSPEFDDKTNLSFQPGDIVTINLGCQVDGYTSRLAHTLVIYPVGPQPAGPLLGGPADAICASHIATETVIALLVCSLFPERLPRSVAPVGSQVTGSLIREVVDSIAETFHCTIVPGSKVRRIRRFLAGQAEGVVAERDFKGVVWSEADQELNLLRKSGKFDESSSQLVKYRNGSVSEADDNASTVPKDEFVVIPGEVYTIDIRMAPTGAAGLVTLEVLDEYSGKNCAEGEMNPKPRVFLRDVAMTYQLRLKSARKLLSNIDRRHPVYPFKLSETSSHFPLDISDTETLPDQVKSVNDDIKLARLGMSELTNQRLTVAKPIWAARFIPLRTVLKATSSTGIHGIDAQNPTLPGLELPLPKLGITALKLKSMLKRSSKIPVARELSTVVLDNVENRVVRLSGGDCNPSWVHSNYELQGDMAQGVNDLIQLCQNGVNIIQCQPLERL, from the coding sequence ATGTCGCTCCAAGTGTCAAACAGAGAAGAGGATGTCCTTCTCAAGCAGAAAAATGTCTTGAACCCTTTGGTTTTAGATAAATATCGATTTGCAGGACAGGTGACCCAGTCAAGTCTGAAATATCTCACCTCCCTCATTAATGATTCGTACCATTTAGGAAATCACACCCCATATACGGCAGCTGAGCTCTGTATTTTGGGAGACAGTTATATTCAAGCAGCAGTTAATGAAATGTCACCAAAAGACgtgaaagaaaaaggcaTTGCACAACCAGTTACAATTGATGTGAACGATCTAGTTGAAGGATATTCTCCAGAATTCGACGATAAGACTAACCTGAGTTTTCAACCAGGCGATATAGTGACTATCAATTTGGGTTGTCAAGTGGATGGTTATACTTCGAGATTGGCACATACTTTGGTGATCTATCCTGTGGGTCCTCAGCCTGCGGGGCCATTGCTCGGGGGCCCTGCAGATGCCATCTGTGCTTCTCATATTGCCACAGAGACTGTTATAGCACTGTTAGTTTGTTCTCTATTTCCAGAGAGATTGCCCAGATCCGTGGCACCTGTTGGAAGTCAAGTGACGGGTTCATTAATTAGAGAAGTAGTGGATAGTATAGCCGAGACATTCCACTGTACCATTGTTCCTGGTTCTAAAGTGCGTCGAATTAGACGGTTTCTTGCAGGACAGGCTGAAGGTGTCGTTGCTGAAAGAGATTTTAAGGGAGTGGTTTGGTCGGAGGCTGATCAGGAGCTCAATTTACTAAGGAAATCGGGAAAATTTGATGAATCTAGTTCACAGCTAGTCAAATATCGTAATGGTTCGGTCTCGGAAGCAGATGACAATGCCTCTACTGTTCCGAAGGATGAATTCGTGGTGATTCCGGGAGAAGTTTACACCATAGATATTAGAATGGCACCTACAGGGGCTGCAGGTCTTGTTACCTTGGAGGTTTTAGACGAATATTCAGGAAAGAACTGtgcagaaggagaaatgaATCCCAAACCGAGGGTCTTCCTAAGAGATGTTGCTATGACATATCAATTGAGGCTCAAATCTGCCCGCAAATTGCTTTCAAATATTGATAGAAGGCATCCAGTTTATCCGTTCAAGCTTTCAGAGACCTCGAGCCATTTCCCGTTGGATATTTCTGATACAGAAACATTGCCAGATCAAGTGAAATCCGTAAACGATGATATTAAGCTAGCCAGACTCGGAATGAGTGAGTTGACGAATCAAAGATTGACTGTAGCCAAACCCATTTGGGCAGCCCGATTCATACCCCTCAGAACGGTCTTAAAAGCTACCAGTTCAACTGGTATTCATGGTATTGATGCCCAGAACCCTACACTACCAGGTCTAGAACTTCCATTGCCCAAGCTTGGAATTACTgctttgaagttgaaatcTATGCTCAAACGTTCTTCTAAGATCCCTGTGGCACGTGAGTTGTCGACCGTTGTTCTTGACAATGTAGAGAATCGTGTTGTTAGACTTAGTGGTGGTGATTGTAACCCTAGCTGGGTTCATTCTAATTACGAACTACAAGGCGATATGGCTCAAGGTGTTAATGATTTGATTCAGTTGTGTCAGAATGGAGTTAATATCATTCAATGTCAGCCTTTAGAGAGGTTATAG
- the BMH1_1 gene encoding 14-3-3 protein, with amino-acid sequence MALSREDSVYLAKLAEQAERYEEMVENMKTVASSGQELSVEERNLLSVAYKNVIGARRASWRIVSSIEQKEEAKGNEHQVKLIRDYRSKIELELTNICDDILTVLNEHLIPSAQSGESKVFYYKMKGDYHRYLAEFATGDKRKEAADASLEAYKAASEVAVTELPPTHPIRLGLALNFSVFYYEIMNSPDRACHLAKQAFDDAIAELDTLSEESYKDSTLIMQLLRDNLTLWTSDMSEAGQDEAATEKPAEKSETSQQQPQQTQTEQQPPADDAPAAQQD; translated from the coding sequence ATGGCTTTATCCCGTGAAGATTCTGTCTACTTAGCCAAGTTGGCTGAACAGGCTGAAagatatgaagaaatggTTGAAAACATGAAGACCGTTGCGTCTTCAGGTCAAGAATTATCTGTCGAAGAGAGAAATCTATTGTCAGTCGCATACAAGAACGTTATTGGCGCCAGAAGAGCCTCGTGGAGAATTGTTTCGTCGATTgaacagaaagaggaggCCAAGGGTAACGAACACCAGGTCAAACTTATAAGGGACTACAGATCAAAGATTGAGTTGGAGTTGACTAACATCTGTGACGACATCTTGACTGTTTTGAACGAGCACTTGATTCCATCTGCTCAATCTGGTGAGTCTAAGGTATTCTATTATAAGATGAAAGGTGACTACCACAGATATCTGGCTGAGTTTGCCACGGGTGATAAGAGAAAGGAAGCAGCGGACGCTTCTTTGGAAGCCTACAAAGCTGCCTCGGAAGTTGCCGTTACCGAATTACCTCCAACCCATCCTATTAGACTCGGATTGGCCTTGAACTTTTCTGTCTTCTACTACGAAATCATGAATTCTCCAGATAGAGCCTGTCACTTGGCTAAACAGGCATTTGATGATGCCATCGCAGAACTTGATACCTTGTCAGAGGAGTCTTACAAGGATTCCACGTTGATTATGCAGCTTTTAAGAGACAACTTGACGTTGTGGACCTCGGACATGTCTGAGGCTGGACAAGATGAGGCTGCCACTGAAAAGCCCGCCGAGAAATCAGAAACTTCCCAACAACAACCTCAGCAAACCCAAACTGAGCAGCAGCCACCTGCTGATGATGCCCCAGCAGCTCAGCAGGATTAA
- a CDS encoding uncharacterized protein (EggNog:ENOG41) translates to MDTVDFESTGSDFAVVFKAVNLAVAAVAFFSGLSELFSGVAYTFQGIYVAALGLLIGYLEFKVPPQLYSYCSSFFSFLGRGLIYFLIAILNFHGSAIRIISAFIIFVIAIVYIVLEFVQSIQPPENMQGEQGLSTDGLDDVI, encoded by the exons ATGGATACCGTTGATTTCGAAAGTACAGGCTCAGATTTTGCCGTTGTCTTCAAGGCAGTCAATTTGGCTGTCGCTGCTGTTGCC TTTTTCTCTGGCCTCAGTGAATTGTTTTCAGGTGTTGCTTATACCTTCCAGGGTATCTATGTGGCTGCGTTAGGCTTATTAATTGGCTATCTCGAATTTAAGGTCCCTCCCCAACTCTACTCTTATTGCTCctcgttcttttctttcttgggAAGAGGCTTAATTTACTTTTTGATTGCCATCTTAAATTTCCATGGATCTGCAATAAGAATTATTAGTGCCTTTATTATCTTTGTTATCGCTATTGTTTATATTGTTCTTGAGTTCGTTCAAAGTATCCAACCCCCTGAAAATATGCAAGGAGAGCAGGGACTTTCGACCGATGGCTTGGATGACGTTATATGA
- a CDS encoding uncharacterized protein (MEROPS:MER0064643): MMSNREEDVLLKQKNVLNPLVLDKYRFAGQVTQSSLKYLTSLINDSYHLGNHTPYTAAELCILGDSYIQAAVNEMSPKDVKEKGIAQPVTIDVNDLVEGYSPEFDDKTNLSFQPGDIVTINLGCQVDGYTSRLAHTLVIYPVGPQPAGPLLGGPADAICASHIATETVIALLVCSLFPERLPRSVAPVGSQVTGSLIREVVDSIAETFHCTIVPGSKVRRIRRFLAGQAEGVVAERDFKGVVWSEADQELNLLRKSGKFDESSSQLVKYRNGSVSEADDNASTVPKDEFVVIPGEVYTIDIRMAPTGAAGLVTLEVLDEYSGKNCAEGEMNPKPRVFLRDVAMTYQLRLKSARKLLSNIDRRHPVYPFKLSETSSHFPLDISDTETLPDQVKSVNDDIKLARLGMSELTNQRLTVAKPIWAARFIPLRTVLKATSSTGIHGIDAQNPTLPGLELPLPKLGITALKLKSMLKRSSKIPVARELSTVVLDNVENRVVRLSGGDCNPSWVHSNYELQGDMAQGVNDLIQLCQNGVNIIQCQPLERL, encoded by the exons ATGA TGTCAAACAGAGAAGAGGATGTCCTTCTCAAGCAGAAAAATGTCTTGAACCCTTTGGTTTTAGATAAATATCGATTTGCAGGACAGGTGACCCAGTCAAGTCTGAAATATCTCACCTCCCTCATTAATGATTCGTACCATTTAGGAAATCACACCCCATATACGGCAGCTGAGCTCTGTATTTTGGGAGACAGTTATATTCAAGCAGCAGTTAATGAAATGTCACCAAAAGACgtgaaagaaaaaggcaTTGCACAACCAGTTACAATTGATGTGAACGATCTAGTTGAAGGATATTCTCCAGAATTCGACGATAAGACTAACCTGAGTTTTCAACCAGGCGATATAGTGACTATCAATTTGGGTTGTCAAGTGGATGGTTATACTTCGAGATTGGCACATACTTTGGTGATCTATCCTGTGGGTCCTCAGCCTGCGGGGCCATTGCTCGGGGGCCCTGCAGATGCCATCTGTGCTTCTCATATTGCCACAGAGACTGTTATAGCACTGTTAGTTTGTTCTCTATTTCCAGAGAGATTGCCCAGATCCGTGGCACCTGTTGGAAGTCAAGTGACGGGTTCATTAATTAGAGAAGTAGTGGATAGTATAGCCGAGACATTCCACTGTACCATTGTTCCTGGTTCTAAAGTGCGTCGAATTAGACGGTTTCTTGCAGGACAGGCTGAAGGTGTCGTTGCTGAAAGAGATTTTAAGGGAGTGGTTTGGTCGGAGGCTGATCAGGAGCTCAATTTACTAAGGAAATCGGGAAAATTTGATGAATCTAGTTCACAGCTAGTCAAATATCGTAATGGTTCGGTCTCGGAAGCAGATGACAATGCCTCTACTGTTCCGAAGGATGAATTCGTGGTGATTCCGGGAGAAGTTTACACCATAGATATTAGAATGGCACCTACAGGGGCTGCAGGTCTTGTTACCTTGGAGGTTTTAGACGAATATTCAGGAAAGAACTGtgcagaaggagaaatgaATCCCAAACCGAGGGTCTTCCTAAGAGATGTTGCTATGACATATCAATTGAGGCTCAAATCTGCCCGCAAATTGCTTTCAAATATTGATAGAAGGCATCCAGTTTATCCGTTCAAGCTTTCAGAGACCTCGAGCCATTTCCCGTTGGATATTTCTGATACAGAAACATTGCCAGATCAAGTGAAATCCGTAAACGATGATATTAAGCTAGCCAGACTCGGAATGAGTGAGTTGACGAATCAAAGATTGACTGTAGCCAAACCCATTTGGGCAGCCCGATTCATACCCCTCAGAACGGTCTTAAAAGCTACCAGTTCAACTGGTATTCATGGTATTGATGCCCAGAACCCTACACTACCAGGTCTAGAACTTCCATTGCCCAAGCTTGGAATTACTgctttgaagttgaaatcTATGCTCAAACGTTCTTCTAAGATCCCTGTGGCACGTGAGTTGTCGACCGTTGTTCTTGACAATGTAGAGAATCGTGTTGTTAGACTTAGTGGTGGTGATTGTAACCCTAGCTGGGTTCATTCTAATTACGAACTACAAGGCGATATGGCTCAAGGTGTTAATGATTTGATTCAGTTGTGTCAGAATGGAGTTAATATCATTCAATGTCAGCCTTTAGAGAGGTTATAG
- the HEM1 gene encoding mitochondrial 5-aminolevulinate synthase (BUSCO:EOG09341EIJ): METLARTSMNVCPFVKAHTADGLRKLAHDHGLLAMAQHCPVMGPALRAERHYSTATKPAHARAEGVAVAAAKVSRSVDNPVELDGFKTNEKPFNYDAAVSEQLEAKRKDHSYRYFNNINRLANEFPKAHRAREDDKVMVWCSNDYLGMSKNQQVYETMVKTMQKYGVGSGGTRNIAGHNRHAINLETEVAALHKKEAALVFTSCFVANDSVLTLFGKRFPNGVIFSDELNHASMIVGIKNARIKKHLFKHNDMKHLEQLLSMYPKSTPKLIAFESVYSMCGSVSPIEKICDLAEKYGALTFLDEVHAVGMYGPHGAGVAEHLDFDAHLKAGIASPSYKTVMSRVDLITGTLGKSFGVVGGYVAGSCNLMDWIRSFAPGFIFTTTLPPAVMAGLATSIRIVRRNIEDRVNQQKNVRYVKKQFANLGIPVIPNPSHIIPLLIGNPTDCKKASDILLNKHKIYVQAINFPSVPRGTERLRITPSPHHGKEISDQLIAAVEDVWKSLGLKRVSDWEAFGGHCGVGSANHESVVPLWTDDQIKLTNADLNPNVIGPVFKQLEVSSGIRL, encoded by the coding sequence ATGGAAACTCTAGCTAGAACTTCTATGAATGTGTGTCCTTTTGTTAAGGCTCACACAGCTGATGGTTTACGTAAGCTTGCTCATGACCATGGTCTATTAGCTATGGCTCAACATTGTCCTGTAATGGGACCTGCCTTAAGGGCTGAAAGACATTATTCTACGGCAACTAAACCTGCTCATGCTCGTGCGGAAGgtgttgctgttgctgcaGCCAAGGTTTCTCGTTCCGTTGACAACCCCGTTGAATTAGACGGCTTTAAGACCAACGAGAAACCGTTTAACTATGATGCTGCCGTATCAGAGCAACTAGAAGCCAAGAGAAAAGACCATTCTTATCGTTACTTCAACAATATCAATCGGTTGGCCAACGAGTTTCCAAAAGCGCATCGTGCTCGTGAGGATGATAAGGTAATGGTATGGTGCTCGAACGATTATTTGGGTATGAGTAAAAACCAGCAGGTCTATGAAACTATGGTTAAAACCATGCAGAAGTATGGTGTTGGCTCTGGTGGTACTAGAAATATTGCCGGTCATAACCGCCATGCCATCAATTTGGAGACAGAGGTTGCTGCTTTGCATAAGAAAGAGGCTGCCCTAGTGTTCACTTCGTGCTTTGTCGCCAACGATTCCGTCCTTACCCTTTTCGGTAAGAGGTTTCCTAATGGAGTCATTTTCTCTGATGAATTGAACCATGCCTCTATGATCGTTGGTATCAAAAATGCTCGTATTAAAAAGCATCTCTTCAAACATAACGATATGAAGCATTTGGAGCAACTCTTGTCCATGTACCCTAAATCCACTCCTAAGCTTATTGCTTTCGAGTCTGTTTATTCGATGTGTGGTTCTGTTTCTCCCATCGAGAAGATATGTGACTTGGCCGAGAAGTATGGTGCTCTAACGTTCTTGGATGAGGTCCATGCAGTTGGTATGTACGGTCCTCACGGTGCTGGTGTTGCCGAGCACTTGGATTTTGACGCCCACTTGAAAGCAGGTATTGCTTCACCTAGCTACAAGACTGTGATGAGCAGAGTAGATCTTATTACAGGTACTCTAGGTAAGTCCTTCGGTGTAGTTGGTGGTTACGTTGCAGGTTCGTGCAATTTGATGGATTGGATCAGATCTTTTGCTCCAGGTTTCATCTTTACCACAACTTTGCCTCCTGCTGTTATGGCTGGTTTGGCCACTTCTATCAGAATCGTCAGAAGAAACATTGAAGATCGTGTTAACCAGCAGAAAAACGTTAGATACGTTAAGAAGCAGTTTGCAAACTTGGGTATTCCCGTTATCCCAAACCCTTCTCATATTATTCCCTTGCTTATTGGTAACCCTACTGATTGCAAGAAAGCCTCCGACATTTTGTTGAACAAGCACAAAATCTATGTTCAGGCCATAAACTTTCCTTCAGTTCCAAGAGGTACCGAGAGGTTGAGAATTACTCCTTCTCCTCACCATGGAAAGGAGATCAGCGACCAATTGATCGCTGCTGTTGAGGATGTTTGGAAATCGCTTGGTCTCAAAAGAGTCTCTGACTGGGAAGCCTTTGGAGGTCACTGTGGTGTTGGTTCCGCCAATCACGAGTCTGTGGTTCCACTGTGGACTGATGACCAAATTAAGCTAACTAATGCTGACTTGAACCCTAACGTTATCGGCCCTGTCTTTAAGCAGTTGGAAGTTTCATCTGGTATTAGGTTATAA
- a CDS encoding uncharacterized protein (EggNog:ENOG41) codes for MSKTDSEYRFSILASSSDATQISSLPIHLTSRKILVIDSILSGNRIAEKNFYRDILNPLFVLLDISSDYIETTSSTSVSDQAHSLQSGTAYLVIIISGDTSLNEFVNCVRKDSDVAFLTVAQGTGNAFANSIGLSTGLDTVKSLLLGTYHNFHLYRSQFDPPGSLIDEEDHTIRTVRSLLFFVVGSWCLHSTLVADSSSAEMRRKYGQLRFHKAAESILKQNPDFVGSIITHHKDRSFSVIESKTNLSYFIVTALPRFEPTFLISPNSLPQSHQLHLLYFPHTTPESTMEIMNQAYSNGSHISNPLVRYLAIDSGDFVTLQLDDSITSDSFSKICIDGNIILMNGKGRTVTFDCVESNLLYIR; via the exons ATGTCCA aaacgGACTCCGAATACCGATTTTCTATACttgcttcctcttctgaTGCTACTCAGATCTCTAGTCTACCTATTCATCTTACTTCCAGAAAGATTCTCGTGATTGACTCGATTCTGTCCGGAAACAGAATCGCCGAAAAGAACTTCTACCGAGATATCTTAAATCCCCTTTTTGTACTTTTAGATATATCCTCAGATTACATTGAAACCACTTCCTCTACCAGTGTTTCTGACCAGGCTCACTCTTTACAGTCCGGCACTGCCTATTTGGTGATAATCATCTCCGGCGATACTTCTCTCAACGAGTTTGTCAATTGTGTTCGCAAAGATTCAGACGTTGCTTTTCTAACGGTTGCTCAGGGTACAGGCAATGCATTTGCCAACTCAATCGGGTTGTCTACTGGCTTAGATACTGTAAAGTCATTATTACTTGGAACCTACCATAATTTCCACCTCTATAGATCTCAGTTCGATCCTCCCGGATCTCTTATcgacgaagaagatcacACGATTCGAACAGTTCGCTCATTACTCTTCTTTGTGGTTGGCTCATGGTGTCTACACTCCACATTAGTGGCAGATTCCTCTTCCGCAGAGATGAGACGCAAATATGGTCAGCTACGCTTTCATAAAGCTGCTGAATCTATTCTCAAGCAAAATCCGGATTTCGTTGGATCCATAATCACTCACCATAAAGACCGATCGTTTTCAGTGATTGAATCAAAAACGAATCTCTCCTATTTCATAGTAACGGCTTTACCGAGGTTTGAGCCAACCTTCCTAATCTCTCCTAACTCTCTTCCTCAGTCGCATCAACTACATCTTCTCTACTTCCCTCATACTACTCCCGAGTCAACCATGGAAATAATGAATCAGGCCTACAGTAATGGCTCTCATATCAGTAATCCATTGGTCAGATATCTTGCTATTGATTCTGGAGATTTCGTGACTCTTCAACTTGACGATTCCATAACTTCCGactctttttcaaagatctgTATCGATGGAAACATaattttgatgaatggTAAAGGCAGGACTGTCACATTTGACTGTGTCGAGAGTAATCTACTCTATATACGGTAA
- a CDS encoding uncharacterized protein (BUSCO:EOG093412DT): MTDDLSDFEDEVLQQLEVIRKLKKQRQEQKTNLVNSDDEEDPRQIDDNHQQTSYFAEKSRKASRNERILKERILKQEKSKSSSDKDVSISSFASRLESHKHRLKVETQKQQSYEEDFLAKRVYSFDLGLNFKPIGEKVNEKDYYTGKYLSKRYVTKKLLESCLNDMKVMRVENVFADIVPPHYRPPDCPNFVVFGVVASKSEALTTSKGRKSKYMKVHISNFREQVTLSLFDKAFKKYWKLRLGDIVGILNPQIWPFKSKDDSGFTLFLKDDTDSILELGHARDFGYCKSIKRDGSRCKVPVDISKGDYCEYHMEMQFKRTAAQRVELGSSVQMFAPRNENGEKEVLLMGGGNKRTASSGSLIVDSLAPRSEEDYGFSSPEASRAFFDQAYTNPKYIPSIATDKVKKTRIQKEKELRKRLATFSGGENLMHRQLEDHKEKTFRNDVTRIAFSPGTMNKIGFDPTRRIYERGIDFDKKVSTKRTHKLLLTLKEEQAKSHKKLKPSKAFLRNKKKQWHANMKEFSHPLRKTHLVELSDSDGDDEEECEHKHEQAYQINTRKRFLALKRHPRTNELTNTVNH, encoded by the coding sequence ATGACAGATGATCTCTctgactttgaagatgaagtttTACAACAACTTGAAGTAATTCGAaagctgaagaagcaaCGGCAGGAACAAAAAACCAACCTTGTTAactctgatgatgaggaggacCCGAGAcagattgatgataatCATCAACAGACGTCGTATTTCGCCGAGAAATCTCGCAAGGCATCTCGAAATGAGAGAAttctcaaagaaagaatattgaagCAGGAGAAATCCAAGTCCTCTAGTGATAAGGATGTTAGCATTTCTTCATTTGCCTCTCGTTTAGAGTCTCATAAGCATCGACTTAAAGTGGAAACACAGAAACAGCAGAGTTATGAGGAGGACTTCCTTGCAAAAAGAGTGTATTCATTTGATTTGGGACTGAATTTCAAGCCAATCGGTGAAAAGGTCAACGAGAAAGATTACTATACAGGTAAATACCTTAGTAAACGTTATGTTACTAAGAAGCTGCTTGAATCGTGTCTAAATGACATGAAAGTGATGCGTGTGGAAAACGTCTTTGCTGATATAGTTCCACCGCATTACAGGCCTCCTGATTGTCCGAATTTTGTGGTTTTTGGTGTGGTTGCATCGAAATCGGAAGCTCTTACAACTTCCAAAGGTCGCAAATCCAAGTATATGAAGGTGCACATATCGAATTTCAGAGAACAGGTaactctttctctctttgaCAAGGCATTTAAGAAGTATTGGAAGCTACGTTTAGGGGATATAGTGGGAATTCTTAATCCCCAGATTTGGCCATTTAAATCTAAGGACGATTCGGGCTTTACGTTAttcttgaaagatgatACTGACTCTATTCTAGAGCTTGGTCATGCACGAGACTTTGGGTATTGTAAATCCATTAAAAGAGATGGATCTAGATGTAAAGTTCCCGTGGATATATCTAAGGGAGATTACTGTGAATATCATATGGAGATGCAATTCAAAAGAACAGCTGCTCAAAGGGTCGAACTTGGAAGCAGTGTTCAGATGTTTGCTCCTAGAAATGAAAACGGCGAGAAAGAGGTGCTTTTAATGGGTGGTGGAAATAAGAGAACCGCTTCTTCTGGATCACTTATAGTGGACTCTTTAGCCCCAAGATCCGAGGAAGATTATGGATTCTCCAGCCCTGAAGCTTCACGGGCCTTTTTTGATCAGGCATACACCAATCCAAAATATATTCCTAGTATTGCGACCGataaggtgaaaaaaaCACGAatacaaaaagaaaaagagctTCGGAAAAGGTTAGCAACGTTTTCAGGAGGAGAAAACTTGATGCATCGGCAATTGGAGGATCATAAGGAAAAGACTTTCAGGAATGATGTCACTAGAATAGCATTTTCTCCAGGTACAATGAACAAAATTGGATTTGATCCTACCAGAAGAATCTATGAGAGGGGTATAGATTTCGATAAAAAGGTGTCCACTAAAAGAACTCATAAACTGCTGCTAACTCtaaaggaagaacaggCCAAAAGCCACAAAAAGTTGAAACCTTCGAAGGCCTTTCtaagaaataaaaagaagcaaTGGCATGCCAATATGAAGGAGTTTTCTCACCCATTGAGAAAAACGCATTTGGTGGAGTTGTCAGATAGTGATGgcgatgatgaagaagaatgtgaGCACAAACACGAACAAGCGTATCAAATAAATACCAGAAAGAGGTTTCTGGCATTGAAAAGACATCCCCGAACCAATGAACTAACGAACACAGTAAACCACTGA
- the IDP1 gene encoding Isocitrate dehydrogenase [NADP], mitochondrial precursor (Oxalosuccinate decarboxylase), producing MSLCFALHSGSSASKLALIHARARSHVIVRLFSQSIPSLDRIKVTSPVVELDGDEMTRIIWKIIKKKLILPYVDVDLKYYDLGIKSRDDTSDQITIDAANAINKYGVGIKCATITPDEARVKEFGLKKMWKSPNGTIRNILGGTVFREPIVIGSGPDKQPGDVEIPRLVPGWTKPIIIGRHAHADQYKATDFLVPGAGKLDITFTPENGGEKKTYHVYDYKGSGVAMAMYNTDDSIRGFANASFKMAIQRNMPLILSTKNTILKKYDGRFKDIFQEIYDTTYKEEFEKRGLTYQHRLIDDTVAQMMKSHGGFVMALKNYDGDVQSDIVAQGFGSLGLMTSVLMTPDGKAFESEAAHGTVTRHYRRYQKGEATSTNSIASIFAWTRGLAQRGYLDNTPAVIDFATTLEKCTLDTVSKDHIMTKDLALLIHQKNYASTEEFLDAVSARLAKNVKT from the coding sequence ATGTCGCTTTGTTTTGCTTTGCATTCGGGTTCATCGGCCTCTAAATTGGCTCTTATTCATGCTCGTGCTCGTAGTCACGTGATTGTACGATTGTTTTCCCAATCTATTCCATCTCTAGACAGGATTAAAGTCACCAGTCCTGTTGTTGAGCTAGACGGTGATGAGATGACTAGAATCATCTGGAAAatcatcaaaaagaagttgattttACCATATGTTGATGTGGATTTGAAGTACTATGATTTGGGCATTAAATCTCGTGATGATACTAGTGATCAGATCACCATTGATGCTGCCAATGCCATTAATAAATATGGTGTTGGTATTAAATGTGCTACCATTACTCCGGATGAAGCCCGTGTTAAGGAATTTGGCCTTAAAAAAATGTGGAAGTCACCTAATGGTACCATTAGAAATATCTTGGGTGGTACGGTTTTCCGTGAGCCTATTGTGATTGGTTCTGGTCCTGATAAGCAGCCTGGAGATGTCGAAATTCCTAGATTGGTTCCTGGATGGACTAAGCCTATCATTATTGGCAGACATGCCCATGCCGATCAGTATAAGGCTACAGATTTCTTAGTCCCCGGCGCAGGTAAGTTGGATATTACTTTCACCCCTGAAAATGGaggtgaaaagaagacttATCATGTCTACGATTATAAAGGATCGGGTGTTGCAATGGCTATGTACAATACAGACGATTCCATTAGAGGTTTTGCTAATGCTTCGTTCAAAATGGctattcaaagaaacatGCCATTGATTCTCTCCACTAAGAATaccattttgaagaaatacgATGGTCgcttcaaagatattttCCAAGAAATCTATGACACCACTTAtaaagaagagtttgaaaaaagagggTTGACATACCAACATCGGTTAATCGATGATACTGTGGCCCAAATGATGAAATCCCACGGAGGATTCGTCATGGCTTTAAAGAATTACGATGGAGATGTTCAGTCAGACATTGTGGCACAGGGATTTGGATCGTTGGGATTGATGACGTCTGTTTTAATGACACCAGATGGAAAAGCATTTGAATCCGAAGCTGCTCATGGTACGGTCACCAGACATTACAGACGGTATCAGAAGGGTGAAGCTACGTCGACCAATTCGATTGCCTCAATTTTTGCATGGACCCGTGGTTTGGCACAAAGAGGATATCTGGATAATACTCCTGCAGTTATTGACTTTGCAACCACTCTAGAAAAATGCACGCTAGACACTGTGTCCAAGGATCATATAATGACCAAGGACTTGGCCTTATTAATTCACCAAAAGAACTACGCAAGCACTGAGGAATTTCTAGATGCAGTTTCTGCCAGATTGGCAAAGAACGtgaagacttga